One part of the Cyclobacteriaceae bacterium genome encodes these proteins:
- a CDS encoding lycopene cyclase domain-containing protein, with protein sequence MFNERYLYLSLDLLSISLPFIYSFYSHAPFYKKWKHLWIAILIPALFFIVWDEWFTQMGVWGFNPRYLTGIYIGSLPLEEVLFFICIPYACVFTYHALNYLIKKDYFGPYQTKITWILVAALVILGAIHYDKWYTAVTFFLLAAYLIILTVFIKPDYLGRFYFAYLFILIPFFIVNGILTGSFIEEQVVWYNPAEQIDFRMGTIPFEDTFYGMLLILMNVSILEYLQKRKIPKA encoded by the coding sequence GTGTTCAACGAGCGCTACCTCTATTTGTCGTTAGATTTGCTTTCTATAAGCTTACCATTTATTTATAGCTTCTATTCTCACGCACCTTTTTATAAAAAATGGAAACATCTGTGGATTGCTATTCTGATTCCGGCTCTGTTTTTTATTGTGTGGGATGAGTGGTTTACACAAATGGGAGTTTGGGGATTTAACCCACGGTATCTTACCGGAATCTATATTGGAAGTTTACCGCTGGAAGAAGTTCTGTTCTTTATTTGCATTCCCTATGCCTGTGTGTTCACCTACCATGCATTGAACTACCTGATAAAGAAAGATTACTTCGGACCGTATCAAACAAAAATAACCTGGATACTGGTGGCCGCTTTAGTTATTCTTGGAGCTATCCATTACGACAAATGGTATACAGCCGTGACCTTTTTTCTGTTGGCAGCCTATCTGATCATACTGACCGTTTTCATTAAGCCCGATTATCTCGGACGCTTTTATTTTGCCTACTTGTTTATACTTATACCTTTCTTTATCGTGAACGGAATACTAACCGGTAGTTTTATTGAAGAACAGGTTGTATGGTATAACCCAGCTGAACAGATTGATTTTCGCATGGGTACAATTCCGTTTGAAGATACCTTTTACGGCATGCTGTTGATACTGATGAATGTTTCGATTTTAGAATACCTGCAAAAAAGAAAAATCCCAAAGGCATAG
- a CDS encoding sterol desaturase family protein: protein MSVSLIIICSLIVIATFLFWEFVAWFTHKYIMHGVLWIWHKSHHTVHDHALEKNDWFAVVFSLPSIALFWYSSTTSNPYLFSVALGILCYGIFYLIFHDIIVHQRIRWRPAKRSKYLQRMINAHYVHHAKHTKEGCEAFGFLYAPKKYEPKKFVLKTERQETQ, encoded by the coding sequence ATGAGTGTTTCATTAATTATTATTTGTTCCCTTATTGTCATTGCCACTTTTTTGTTCTGGGAGTTTGTGGCATGGTTCACCCATAAATACATCATGCATGGTGTATTGTGGATTTGGCACAAATCACATCACACGGTACATGATCATGCTCTTGAAAAAAATGATTGGTTTGCCGTAGTGTTCAGTTTACCATCCATTGCTTTATTCTGGTATTCATCAACTACCTCAAACCCGTATCTGTTTTCCGTGGCGTTGGGCATTTTATGTTACGGAATATTTTACCTCATCTTTCACGATATTATTGTTCATCAACGTATACGCTGGCGCCCGGCCAAGCGCAGCAAATACTTGCAACGGATGATCAATGCACACTACGTTCACCATGCCAAACACACCAAAGAAGGTTGCGAAGCTTTTGGATTTCTTTATGCTCCGAAAAAATACGAGCCTAAAAAATTTGTATTAAAAACAGAAAGGCAAGAAACCCAATAA
- a CDS encoding SRPBCC family protein, whose protein sequence is MKIYNLKRTQFLPISLQEAWDFFSSPANLSKITPDHMGFKILYMSGGPKMYPGQVIRYIVYGLPGIPMNWMTEITHVQEPYYFVDEQRFGPYALWHHQHHFKEVDGGVEMTDEVNYAIPLGLLGRLANWLFVGREVNRIFEHRYQVLEKYFNDTLAEPA, encoded by the coding sequence ATGAAAATTTACAATCTGAAACGAACTCAGTTTTTACCCATTTCTTTACAAGAGGCATGGGATTTCTTTTCCAGCCCGGCCAACCTTTCCAAAATCACCCCGGACCACATGGGTTTTAAGATCCTGTACATGTCGGGCGGACCCAAAATGTATCCCGGTCAGGTAATCCGATACATTGTTTACGGCCTGCCCGGAATACCCATGAACTGGATGACTGAAATCACCCATGTTCAGGAGCCTTATTATTTTGTAGATGAGCAGCGTTTCGGTCCGTATGCTCTGTGGCATCACCAGCATCATTTTAAGGAAGTTGATGGCGGAGTGGAAATGACGGATGAGGTTAATTACGCCATACCACTTGGTCTCTTGGGCCGACTGGCCAATTGGTTATTTGTAGGGCGCGAGGTAAATCGTATTTTTGAGCACCGTTATCAGGTATTAGAGAAATATTTTAACGATACGCTAGCAGAGCCGGCATGA
- a CDS encoding SDR family oxidoreductase, with product MKSLTILLTGSTGYIGRRLLPVLLEQGHHIICLVRDKRRFDFEDFSEEHQQHLTVVEADLNNPDTLKQLPKEIDLAYYLVHSMSTSEDFLALEQKSAETFVGYINQTTAKQIIYLSGIVNDPSLSKHLSSRKNVEDILSQSTARLTVLRAAIIIGSGSASFEIIRDLVEKLPVMIAPKWLKSRCQPIGIRNVIEYLIGVILKEETFGQSFDIGGPDIVTYKEMLMGYARVRGLKRWIIPVPVLSPQLSSHWLYFVTSTSFTLAKSLVSSLKNEVICSDNRIQAIVPVKLLNYEETLRLTLDRIQQRLVISSWKDAVPTDAIDQNFLNYIEVPTFGCFSDKRTITFNRPKEEVIENIWKIGGDQGWYYGNWMWGIRGFVDKLFGGVGLRRGRRNATDLKAGDALDFWRVLLTDKKNGRLLLYAEMKLPGEAWLEFKIQENTLVQTATFRPLGLWGRIYWYAVLPFHGLIFPGMIRNIVRV from the coding sequence ATGAAATCGTTAACCATCTTACTTACCGGGTCAACCGGTTATATCGGCAGGCGTTTACTGCCTGTATTGCTCGAACAAGGGCATCATATCATTTGCCTCGTTCGCGATAAGCGCAGGTTCGATTTCGAAGATTTTTCGGAAGAGCATCAGCAACATCTAACGGTAGTGGAAGCTGACCTGAATAATCCGGATACGTTAAAGCAGCTGCCCAAAGAGATTGACCTGGCCTACTACCTTGTTCATTCCATGAGTACGTCCGAAGATTTTCTGGCACTCGAACAGAAATCAGCGGAAACATTTGTGGGCTACATCAACCAAACCACAGCCAAACAAATTATTTACCTCAGCGGAATTGTAAACGATCCCTCTCTCTCTAAACACCTGAGCTCCAGAAAAAATGTAGAAGATATTTTAAGTCAGTCGACTGCCCGTTTAACCGTATTGCGTGCTGCGATTATTATTGGTTCCGGAAGTGCCTCATTCGAAATCATCCGCGACCTGGTGGAGAAGCTACCAGTAATGATTGCACCCAAGTGGTTGAAAAGTCGTTGCCAGCCGATTGGTATTCGCAATGTTATTGAGTACCTGATTGGTGTGATTTTAAAAGAAGAAACATTCGGACAGTCATTTGATATTGGCGGACCAGACATAGTTACCTACAAAGAAATGCTGATGGGCTATGCGCGTGTACGCGGATTGAAACGTTGGATCATTCCGGTGCCGGTGTTATCACCGCAGCTCTCTTCCCACTGGCTTTATTTTGTTACATCAACATCCTTCACGCTGGCCAAAAGCCTCGTGAGTAGTTTGAAAAATGAAGTTATCTGTTCCGACAATCGCATCCAGGCAATTGTTCCTGTAAAATTGCTTAACTACGAAGAAACGTTACGCTTAACACTCGATCGCATTCAGCAACGGCTGGTCATTTCAAGTTGGAAAGATGCGGTACCTACCGATGCCATCGATCAAAACTTTCTGAACTACATTGAAGTACCCACTTTCGGTTGCTTTAGTGATAAGCGAACCATAACGTTTAACCGGCCTAAAGAAGAGGTTATAGAGAACATCTGGAAAATCGGAGGAGATCAGGGGTGGTATTATGGTAACTGGATGTGGGGCATACGCGGATTTGTTGATAAACTTTTTGGAGGCGTGGGGTTAAGGCGGGGACGAAGAAATGCCACCGATTTAAAAGCTGGTGATGCCCTTGACTTTTGGCGGGTATTGCTGACCGATAAGAAAAACGGAAGGCTACTGCTCTATGCCGAAATGAAATTGCCCGGAGAAGCCTGGCTGGAGTTCAAAATTCAGGAAAATACTTTAGTTCAAACGGCAACATTTCGACCGCTCGGCCTTTGGGGACGCATTTACTGGTACGCTGTTCTTCCCTTTCATGGCCTTATTTTTCCCGGCATGATCAGAAACATTGTACGGGTTTAG
- a CDS encoding deoxyribodipyrimidine photolyase, producing the protein MITPAKSLEELNNDIDRLDLVAYGQTRNYLDGAVSKLSPYISRGFITLPYLKDRILSRISLPDAKSFIYELCWREYFQRIWFAQGDKIFTDFKNKQTPIAHYLLPKALVEATTGIHVIDEQLKSLYSSGYMHNHARMYIASLACNIARAHWLVPSRWLYYHLLDGDLASNALSWQWVAGTFSSKKYYFDQNNVNTYSRTEQQHTFMDFSYEEIMQMNTPAALQETAELTLKTILPKPTSVSLDYTKPLFLYTSYTLDPQWRTHTNANRLLVLEPSHFNSFPVSDNVLNFILSLKEKTNDLQVYVGEVTNLPGLEGFPEIISKQHPTTQHFPGHKDEPAWMFPEVPEPRGSFTGFWKGCEKVLIRSTPL; encoded by the coding sequence ATGATTACGCCCGCAAAATCTCTGGAGGAATTAAACAACGACATTGACCGGCTCGATCTGGTGGCGTATGGTCAAACCCGAAACTACCTCGATGGTGCTGTCAGCAAGCTATCGCCTTACATTAGTCGTGGTTTTATTACACTACCCTACCTGAAAGACCGGATACTATCACGTATTTCCTTACCCGATGCCAAATCATTTATTTATGAATTATGCTGGCGGGAATATTTTCAACGCATCTGGTTTGCGCAGGGCGATAAAATATTCACCGACTTTAAGAATAAACAAACACCTATTGCGCATTACCTCTTGCCAAAGGCACTGGTGGAAGCAACCACAGGAATTCACGTAATCGATGAGCAGCTTAAATCACTTTATTCTTCCGGCTATATGCATAACCATGCGCGCATGTACATCGCATCGTTGGCGTGTAATATAGCTAGGGCACATTGGTTGGTCCCTTCACGCTGGTTATATTATCATTTATTGGATGGCGATCTGGCCAGCAATGCGCTTAGCTGGCAGTGGGTGGCTGGTACATTCAGCTCAAAAAAATATTACTTTGACCAAAACAACGTGAATACCTACAGCCGGACGGAACAGCAGCATACCTTCATGGATTTTTCATACGAAGAAATAATGCAAATGAACACCCCAGCTGCTTTACAAGAAACAGCTGAACTTACACTTAAAACTATCCTGCCAAAACCGACATCCGTATCGCTTGATTATACAAAACCACTTTTCCTGTACACTTCGTATACCCTCGATCCACAGTGGCGCACCCATACAAATGCTAACCGGCTACTAGTGCTTGAACCCTCTCATTTTAATTCATTTCCTGTATCGGATAACGTTTTAAACTTTATCCTTTCCTTGAAAGAAAAAACAAATGACCTTCAGGTTTATGTTGGCGAAGTGACCAACCTGCCCGGCTTAGAGGGATTTCCGGAAATTATCAGTAAACAGCACCCGACAACCCAACACTTTCCTGGTCATAAAGATGAGCCAGCGTGGATGTTTCCGGAAGTTCCGGAGCCTCGCGGATCCTTCACAGGGTTTTGGAAAGGTTGTGAAAAAGTATTGATAAGGAGCACACCCCTATGA
- a CDS encoding flavin reductase family protein: MKSLRKKPWNRVDQPVYSIASKAGDQANMNICSYVTPVSMKPKRFIVALYKNTLTLELVRKNPEFILQYLTRDQHRLINLLGKKSGHAIDKISRLKNQVTVYNDFVVLKDCLAYAHLKAVAWLDGGDHWCTLCDVVAYKNIQEAVPLTLNYLRDKKIIST; the protein is encoded by the coding sequence GTGAAAAGCCTTCGCAAAAAACCCTGGAACCGCGTAGATCAACCCGTGTACAGCATCGCGAGCAAGGCCGGTGATCAGGCGAATATGAACATCTGTTCGTATGTTACACCTGTATCGATGAAACCCAAGCGGTTTATCGTTGCCCTCTACAAAAATACCTTAACACTGGAACTGGTCAGAAAAAACCCTGAATTCATATTGCAATATCTGACCCGCGATCAACACCGATTAATTAATCTGTTAGGGAAAAAGTCTGGTCACGCTATAGATAAAATTTCGCGATTGAAAAACCAGGTAACAGTTTACAACGATTTTGTAGTCTTAAAAGATTGCCTGGCGTATGCTCACCTGAAGGCCGTGGCCTGGCTGGATGGAGGAGACCATTGGTGTACCCTCTGCGATGTTGTTGCTTATAAAAATATACAGGAAGCCGTACCGTTAACGCTTAATTACCTTCGGGATAAAAAAATTATTTCAACATGA
- a CDS encoding cryptochrome/photolyase family protein: MDVSLIFPHQLFKTNPALKKGWNAILIEEDLFFTHYPFHKQKLVLQRASMKSYEKQLEKKGINISYIENEKGKTLLKLFNKLSKTGVTSIHYTDTVDYLLERRLKRFAGKCGIKLIQYPSPNFICSEDFIHTFFSKKKRYFQTDFYIELRKQNNTLIDKGTPEGGSWTYDVLNRKRLPSAISIPARHKLLENSFVVEAKNYVQKNFSEHYGSVEDFNYPINFEQAEQTLDKFIADYFSQFGDYQDAIDKEDSFLFHSVLTPSLNIGLLQPEDILDKAIKAYTRKGIPLNSVEGFVRQILGWREFIRSVYIREGVRERTTNYFNHHRKIPTSFYTGTTGIEPVDAVIKRILKTGYANHIERLMILGNFMLLCGFHPDDIYKWFMELFIDAYDWVMVPNVYGMSQFADGGLMATKPYISGSNYILKMSHYKKGEWCNVWDGLYWKFIDTHKELFAKNPRMSMMVKLLEKMDSSKRKKLFHAADNFLKSV; the protein is encoded by the coding sequence ATGGATGTTTCCTTGATTTTCCCCCATCAATTGTTTAAAACAAATCCTGCCCTGAAAAAAGGATGGAACGCCATACTTATTGAAGAAGATCTGTTCTTTACGCACTATCCGTTTCATAAACAAAAGCTGGTTCTTCAACGGGCCTCCATGAAAAGCTATGAAAAGCAGTTGGAGAAGAAGGGTATCAACATCTCGTACATCGAAAACGAAAAAGGAAAAACACTTTTAAAGTTATTCAACAAACTGAGCAAAACAGGTGTCACCTCTATTCACTACACCGATACCGTTGATTACTTATTGGAGCGCAGGTTAAAACGTTTCGCAGGGAAGTGCGGAATAAAATTGATTCAATACCCCTCTCCTAACTTTATTTGCTCCGAAGATTTTATTCATACCTTCTTTAGCAAAAAGAAACGCTACTTTCAAACCGATTTTTACATTGAATTAAGAAAACAAAACAACACTTTAATTGATAAAGGTACTCCCGAAGGTGGATCATGGACCTACGATGTATTGAATCGAAAGCGATTACCATCGGCTATATCAATCCCTGCCCGACATAAGTTACTCGAAAATTCATTTGTTGTTGAAGCCAAAAACTATGTCCAAAAGAATTTTTCTGAACACTATGGATCAGTTGAGGATTTCAACTACCCCATAAACTTTGAGCAAGCCGAGCAAACGCTCGATAAATTTATTGCTGATTACTTTAGCCAGTTCGGTGATTACCAGGATGCCATCGATAAAGAAGACTCCTTTCTCTTCCATTCTGTGTTGACCCCCAGTTTGAATATTGGTTTACTTCAGCCTGAAGACATTTTAGATAAGGCAATAAAAGCTTACACCAGAAAAGGAATTCCGCTTAATTCGGTTGAAGGATTTGTCCGACAAATATTAGGTTGGCGGGAATTCATCCGGTCAGTCTACATCCGTGAAGGCGTTCGTGAACGAACCACCAACTACTTTAACCATCATCGAAAAATTCCAACATCATTCTACACCGGTACAACGGGCATTGAGCCGGTTGATGCTGTAATTAAGCGCATACTTAAAACCGGGTATGCCAATCACATTGAGCGATTAATGATTCTAGGAAATTTTATGTTACTCTGCGGATTTCACCCGGATGATATTTATAAATGGTTTATGGAACTGTTTATCGATGCTTACGACTGGGTTATGGTACCCAATGTATATGGCATGAGTCAATTTGCGGATGGCGGGTTGATGGCCACCAAACCTTACATCAGCGGATCAAATTACATCCTGAAGATGAGTCATTATAAAAAAGGAGAATGGTGCAACGTATGGGATGGTCTATACTGGAAATTTATTGATACCCATAAAGAATTATTCGCTAAAAACCCAAGGATGAGCATGATGGTAAAGCTTTTGGAAAAAATGGATTCATCCAAGCGAAAAAAACTTTTCCATGCGGCCGACAACTTTCTTAAATCAGTATAG
- a CDS encoding DUF2256 domain-containing protein produces the protein MRGVKKYDLPEKICVVCNRPFTWRKKWEKVWSEVKYCSDRCRNSKTPTKY, from the coding sequence ATGCGAGGAGTAAAAAAATATGACCTGCCGGAAAAAATTTGTGTTGTGTGCAACCGTCCTTTTACCTGGCGCAAAAAATGGGAGAAGGTATGGAGTGAAGTAAAATACTGCAGTGACCGTTGCCGGAATTCAAAAACCCCAACAAAATACTGA
- a CDS encoding deoxyribodipyrimidine photo-lyase yields MRRDLRLHDNAGLYHALKENSSILPVFIFDTTILYKLDDEVDARVEFIHQSLHLIKEELEAIGSSLLVLHGIPEEIFKSLKPKSVYTNNDYEPYARHRDDGVKKILGLKNIEFKTFKDQVIFEKAEIIKDDGKPYTVYTPYSKKWKATLKPEHYRSYKNEDYFDHFKKIKTLPFPTLKDIGFKPSGLTFPERKIRQSIIEKYHLQRDLPAIESTSRLSVHLRFGTISIRKLVQVALKKNEKWLNELIWRDFYHMILWHFPTVEKAFKPAYDRIEWRNNPEEFKAWCEGKTGYPIVDAGMRELNATGFMHNRVRMIVASFLTKHLLIDWRWGEAYFAKKLLDFDLAANNGGWQWAAGSGCDAAPYFRVFNPYIQTEKFDPENKYIKKWVPEFGTKDYPKPIVEHAFARDRVLTVYKEALNT; encoded by the coding sequence ATGCGCAGGGATTTGCGGCTTCACGACAATGCCGGTCTATACCATGCCTTAAAAGAAAACAGCTCCATACTGCCTGTTTTTATTTTTGATACTACCATCCTTTATAAACTGGATGATGAAGTCGATGCACGGGTGGAGTTTATTCATCAATCGCTTCACCTGATCAAGGAAGAACTGGAGGCAATCGGTTCTTCCCTGCTGGTGCTTCATGGTATACCCGAAGAAATTTTTAAGTCACTCAAACCCAAATCGGTTTACACCAACAACGATTACGAGCCCTATGCCCGCCATCGTGATGATGGCGTGAAGAAAATCCTCGGGTTAAAGAACATCGAATTTAAAACATTCAAAGACCAGGTTATCTTCGAAAAAGCTGAAATCATTAAAGATGATGGCAAGCCTTATACAGTCTATACACCATACAGTAAAAAATGGAAGGCCACATTAAAGCCAGAACACTACCGCAGCTATAAAAACGAAGACTATTTTGATCATTTTAAAAAAATCAAAACGCTTCCGTTCCCGACACTTAAAGACATTGGATTTAAGCCATCCGGGCTGACTTTTCCGGAACGAAAAATCCGGCAAAGCATCATTGAGAAATACCACCTGCAGCGTGATTTGCCTGCTATTGAAAGTACCTCACGCCTGAGTGTTCATCTTCGATTTGGTACCATAAGCATTCGCAAACTGGTTCAGGTAGCCCTGAAGAAAAATGAAAAATGGTTAAATGAATTGATCTGGCGCGATTTCTACCATATGATACTATGGCACTTTCCAACTGTTGAAAAAGCATTTAAGCCGGCCTATGATAGAATTGAGTGGCGCAACAATCCTGAAGAATTTAAAGCCTGGTGTGAGGGCAAAACGGGTTACCCCATTGTTGATGCCGGCATGCGTGAACTTAACGCCACAGGTTTTATGCACAACCGTGTACGCATGATTGTAGCCAGCTTTCTCACTAAACATTTACTGATCGACTGGCGATGGGGGGAAGCGTACTTTGCCAAAAAACTTCTCGACTTTGATTTGGCAGCCAACAATGGCGGCTGGCAATGGGCTGCGGGCTCAGGCTGTGATGCTGCGCCTTACTTTCGCGTTTTCAACCCTTACATCCAGACAGAAAAATTCGATCCGGAAAACAAGTATATCAAAAAATGGGTACCGGAATTTGGCACAAAGGATTATCCTAAACCGATAGTAGAGCATGCCTTCGCACGCGATCGGGTATTAACCGTATACAAAGAGGCGCTTAACACATAG
- a CDS encoding Lacal_2735 family protein, protein MFSFLKKDPISNLENKRKKLLEEAMHIQRSGDLKLYAVKMEAIDKLEKEIEALRK, encoded by the coding sequence ATGTTCTCCTTTTTAAAAAAAGATCCTATCAGTAATCTAGAAAATAAGCGTAAAAAATTACTGGAAGAGGCGATGCACATTCAACGCTCAGGCGACCTGAAATTATACGCGGTTAAGATGGAAGCTATTGATAAACTGGAAAAGGAAATTGAAGCGCTTCGTAAATGA
- the idi gene encoding isopentenyl-diphosphate Delta-isomerase: MEEYVILVDEHDNELGAMEKMEAHIKGVLHRAFSVLVFNTKGEMLIQRRADCKYHSAGLWTNTCCSHPRAGEEIEEAAQRRLREEMGLNLQPEKAYSFIYRIELDGGLIENELDHVLIATYDGEPVLNPEEAQDWKYISLSALKARMKSHPQEFTHWFKLIVNHPELNALVTALPF; this comes from the coding sequence ATGGAAGAGTACGTTATTTTGGTTGACGAGCATGACAATGAATTGGGTGCCATGGAAAAAATGGAAGCCCATATAAAAGGTGTTTTACATCGTGCTTTTTCTGTACTCGTATTCAACACGAAAGGTGAAATGCTGATTCAAAGAAGGGCCGATTGTAAATACCACAGCGCAGGTTTATGGACGAATACGTGTTGCAGTCATCCCCGGGCTGGCGAGGAGATTGAAGAAGCAGCCCAACGCAGGCTCAGGGAAGAAATGGGCCTTAATCTTCAACCTGAAAAAGCCTATTCCTTTATTTATAGAATTGAACTGGATGGCGGACTGATAGAGAATGAGTTGGATCATGTGTTAATCGCCACATACGATGGCGAGCCCGTGCTTAACCCTGAAGAAGCACAAGACTGGAAGTATATCAGTCTTTCTGCGTTAAAAGCCCGAATGAAATCCCATCCGCAAGAATTCACGCATTGGTTCAAACTGATTGTCAATCACCCTGAACTGAATGCGCTGGTAACAGCCTTGCCATTTTGA
- a CDS encoding phytoene/squalene synthase family protein — protein MKELYDKVAIRCSRLTTRAYSTSFSLGILCLKKELRDPIYAIYGFVRFADEIVDTFHEYNKQELFIRFKEETYKAIEEGISLNPILHSFQETVRKYSIDRSSIDLFLRSMEMDLSLKTYDQQGLKEYILGSAEVVGLMCLRVFVKGDQEQYKKLKPMAMSLGSAFQKINFLRDLNADYLHMGRTYFPGLDFDKFDDAKKTEIEESIKIDFEEGLKGIKLLPRSSRFGVYVAYVYYTALFNKIKNTPCERVLESRIRIRNRHKARLLAYSYVKHQLNLI, from the coding sequence ATGAAAGAACTTTACGACAAAGTCGCTATTCGATGCAGCCGGTTAACCACCCGGGCTTACAGTACCTCTTTTTCGCTTGGTATACTCTGCTTGAAGAAAGAATTACGCGATCCCATTTATGCTATATATGGGTTTGTAAGATTTGCTGATGAGATTGTAGACACCTTTCACGAATACAATAAGCAGGAACTGTTCATTCGCTTTAAAGAAGAAACCTATAAAGCCATTGAAGAAGGTATCAGCCTGAATCCCATCCTTCACAGTTTTCAGGAAACGGTACGAAAATATTCCATCGATCGTTCATCCATCGATTTGTTTTTGCGCAGCATGGAAATGGACCTGAGCTTAAAAACCTACGACCAACAGGGCTTGAAGGAATACATTCTGGGTTCGGCTGAGGTAGTGGGGTTAATGTGTTTGCGTGTTTTTGTAAAAGGTGATCAAGAACAATACAAAAAACTCAAACCCATGGCTATGAGCCTGGGCTCTGCATTTCAAAAAATAAATTTCCTCCGCGACCTGAATGCCGACTACCTGCATATGGGGCGTACCTATTTTCCAGGATTAGATTTTGATAAATTTGATGATGCCAAAAAAACTGAAATTGAAGAAAGCATCAAGATAGATTTTGAAGAAGGCTTAAAAGGCATTAAGCTCCTGCCCCGCTCCTCTCGCTTCGGGGTGTATGTGGCCTACGTTTATTATACAGCCCTTTTCAATAAAATAAAAAACACCCCCTGCGAGCGTGTATTGGAGAGCAGGATACGCATTCGTAACCGGCACAAGGCAAGGCTACTGGCTTATTCGTATGTTAAGCATCAACTGAATCTGATCTGA